Within the Desulfobacterales bacterium genome, the region TGGCTTGATCATGATGTCACGGGTCCAGTCGGATACGGCCAAGGTGACTGCCGTTCTCCCTGTGGGAAGTCCTATGGGCAAGGTCGTGGCCGTTCAGGACAGGCTGGCCAACGCCATGGAAGCGGTGGCCACCGAAAACGGGGGTGATCGACTGCTTAAGGGGGTTTCTTCCAGGATCAAAGAAAACCAGGTGGAAGTAAGGGCCTACCTCACTGATTCCGGGGTCCGCCTTTTGAACACCAGCGAGGTGACCCGGCTGTGGCGGGAAAAGTTCGGTCAGGTTGTTGGCCTGGAATCCCTGCGATTTGAGTCGGACGGGGGTGGGCCCGGCTCCGGGGCTGCATTGACCGTTGAAATTTCTCATTCTGATATTGATGTGCTTGAGCAGGCCAGCGCTGCCCTGGCGGATCGTCTGGCCGAGTTTTCAAACGTCAAGGATCTCGACGACGGCTACACCCCGGGTAAGCAGCAGCTCGATTTTTCCATCAAACCCGAGGGCCAGAGTCTGGGCCTGACCTCTGCCGAGGTCGCCCGCCAGGTGCGCAATGCATTTTCCGGTGCCGAGGCCTTCAGTCAGCAACGTGGCCGCAACGAGGTGACCGTCCGTGTGCGTCTGCCCGAGAGCGAGCGTCTCAGCGAATACCATGTGGAGAATCTGATGATCCGCACCCCGGCCGGCACTTTTGTACCGCTGCTCGATATTGCTGAGGTCGAACGGGGCCGGGCCTATACTACCATCAGCCGCCGCGATGCCCGGCGCACCGTGACGGTGAGCGCTAACGTGGAGCCGATCGGCGAGACCGGCCAGGTGCAGGCCACCCTCAACAGCAGCATTTTGCCCGAGCTGGCCCGTGATTATCCCGGGTTATCGTATGGCTACCAGGGCAGGCAGGCCGATATGAAAGAGAGCATGCAGAGCCTGATCGGTAGCTTTGTCCTGGCCATTCTGGCCATTTACTTTTTGCTGGCGATTCCGTTTCGCAGCTACAGCCAGCCGCTGATCGTCATGATCGCCATCCCCTTTGGCATTGTCGGCGCGGTACTCGGCCATCTGCTGATGGGATACAACCTCAGCCTGATGAGTATGATGGGGATTGTGGCACTCTCCGGGGTGGTGGTCAACGACTCGCTGGTACTGATCGATTACGCCAACCGCCGGCGACGCGAAGGCACCGGTGCGGTGGAGGCGATCCGAGTTGCCGGCCTGCGCCGTTTCCGGCCGATCGTCCTGACCACCCTGACCACCTTCGGCGGCCTGGCACCAATGATTTTTGAGACCTCCCGTCAGGCTCGGTTCATGATTCCCATGGCTCTGTCGCTGGGTTTCGGCATCCTCTTTGCCACGGGTATCACCCTCATTCTGGTGCCGTGCCTGTATCTGTTAATTGAAGACATACACCACTGGGTGGGACACGGAGAGCCGAAGAAGACAGTGATTGACGCCCAGCCGACTAAATAAACGGGCACGGCATCCCCCGGATCGTGCTGGAGAAGCCGGCAATGGGCGGGACGGACTCCGTGACATTGTGACCGCAGTTATGATCAAGCCCTTACAAAATCTTTACAATTCTGTCCCGGAACAACAAAAAAACTTTACATTCGTCATCTATCTTATGCCCAATAAATCAACCGCAAAGGAGGTTAAAAATGAACAGACAGAAATTATTGAAAGTGTCATCAACCGTGGTTTTGTTCGCACTGATAACGATGACCGGCTGTGCCAGGGACCAGGATCGTGATTATAAACAAGGCCGACGTCAGGGGCCACCGGCCGAAGCGATCGCGGCATGCGAAGGCAAACAGGCCGGTGACAGCGTCGAATTTACGGGACGTTACGGTGAAACAATCCAGGCGATTTGCCGTGAGTGCAACGGCCGGATGGCAGCCGTTCCCGATGGGATGCCACCGGGCGGTGACCGACCTGACTGACCATTGTTAAGAGAGTCTCTTAAAAGCGGCATTGGCTTATGTCGAAGAATTGAGAGATCATCATATGCCCATGCTTCGGGCGGCAGACCTCCATGCGTTGAGGCTGGCACATGAAGCATCGAACATGATTGTGACTGCGGAGATGAAACTGCGGGCGTCGATAATGCGTAAAGAAAGCAGGTGCAGTCAATTCCGGTTGGATTATCCTGCTCCGGATACTGAAAACTGGAATGTCCGGATCAATATTTACAGGGGCAGTGACGGTAAAATGAAGCTTGAAAAGCAGGCGTTTGGCAGCTGGCCGTCATAAGGGTTCAATCGAAAATAATTTTATCCATAAAACCAGGTCCATCCAATTTACAAAAAAAACGAAAAAATTTTATGTGCAATCAATCCATTTTTTTTATATAGTCGCAGATGATCTTACACTGAACG harbors:
- a CDS encoding efflux RND transporter permease subunit, which translates into the protein GLIMMSRVQSDTAKVTAVLPVGSPMGKVVAVQDRLANAMEAVATENGGDRLLKGVSSRIKENQVEVRAYLTDSGVRLLNTSEVTRLWREKFGQVVGLESLRFESDGGGPGSGAALTVEISHSDIDVLEQASAALADRLAEFSNVKDLDDGYTPGKQQLDFSIKPEGQSLGLTSAEVARQVRNAFSGAEAFSQQRGRNEVTVRVRLPESERLSEYHVENLMIRTPAGTFVPLLDIAEVERGRAYTTISRRDARRTVTVSANVEPIGETGQVQATLNSSILPELARDYPGLSYGYQGRQADMKESMQSLIGSFVLAILAIYFLLAIPFRSYSQPLIVMIAIPFGIVGAVLGHLLMGYNLSLMSMMGIVALSGVVVNDSLVLIDYANRRRREGTGAVEAIRVAGLRRFRPIVLTTLTTFGGLAPMIFETSRQARFMIPMALSLGFGILFATGITLILVPCLYLLIEDIHHWVGHGEPKKTVIDAQPTK